A window from Urocitellus parryii isolate mUroPar1 chromosome 1, mUroPar1.hap1, whole genome shotgun sequence encodes these proteins:
- the Fgfr4 gene encoding fibroblast growth factor receptor 4: protein MQLLLALFGVLLGAPRAPALNLEASEETELEPCLAPNLEQKEQELTVALGQPLRLCCGRAERGGHWYKEGSRLAPAGRVRGWRGRLEIASFLPEDAGHYLCLARGSMTVLHNLTLVADDSLTSSNDDKDPTAHRDSLNVHIYHQQAPYWTHPQRMEKKLHAVPAGNTVKFRCPAAGNPVPTIRWLKDGQDFHGENRIGGIRLRHQHWSLVMESVVPSDRGTYTCLVENSLGSIRYSYLLDVLERSPHRPILQAGLPANTTAVAGSDVELLCKVYSDAQPHIQWLKHIVINGSSFGADGFPYVQVLKTADINSSEVEVLYLRNVSAEDAGEYTCLAGNSIGLSYQSAWLTVLPEEDLTWTATVPEARYTDIILYASGSLALAVLLLLAGLYRGQALHSQHSRQPATVQKLSRFPLGRQFSLESGSSGKSSSSLVRGVRLSSSGPPLLAGLVNLDLPLDPLWEFPRDRLVLGKPLGEGCFGQVVRAEAFGMDPAHPDQTSTVAVKMLKDNASDKDLADLVSEMEVMKLIGRHKNIINLLGVCTQEGPLYVIVECAAKGNLREFLRARRPPGPDLSPDGPRSSEGPLSFPALVSCAYQVARGMQYLESRKCIHRDLAARNVLVTEDNVMKIADFGLARGVHHIDYYKKTSNGRLPVKWMAPEALFDRVYTHQSDVWSFGILLWEIFTLGGSPYPGIPVEELFSLLREGHRMDRPPNCPPELYGLMRECWHAAPSQRPTFKQLVEALDKVLLAVSEEYLDLRLTFGPYSPSSGDASSTCSSNDSVFSHEPLPLEPSPFSFPGVQT from the exons ATGCAGCTGCTGTTGGCCCTGTTTGGAGTCCTGCTGGGGGCACCCAGGGCTCCAGCCTTGAACCTAGAGGCCTCTGAGGAAACGGAGCTGG AGCCCTGCCTGGCCCCCAACCTGGAGCAGAAAGAGCAGGAGCTGACGGTGGCACTTGGGCAACCTCTGAGGCTGTGCTGTGGGAGGGCCGAGCGTGGTGGCCACTGGTATAAGGAGGGTAGTCGCCTGGCACCTGCTGGCCGAGTACGGGGCTGGAGGGGCCGCCTGGAGATTGCCAGCTTTCTACCAGAGGATGCTGGCCACTACCTCTGCCTAGCACGTGGCTCTATGACTGTCCTGCACAATCTCACCTTGGTTGCAGATG ACTCCTTGACCTCCAGCAATGATGACAAGGACCCCACGGCCCACAGGGACTCCTTGAATGTGCACATTTACCATCAGCAAG cACCCTACTGGACACACCCCCAACGCATGGAGAAGAAACTGCATGCAGTGCCTGCTGGGAACACAGTCAAGTTCCGCTGTCCAGCTGCAGGCAACCCCGTGCCCACCATCCGCTGGCTCAAGGATGGACAGGACTTCCATGGGGAAAATCGCATAGGAGGCATTCGA CTGCGCCACCAGCACTGGAGCCTGGTGATGGAAAGTGTGGTGCCCTCGGACCGTGGCACATACACTTGCCTCGTAGAGAACTCTCTGGGCAGCATCCGCTACAGCTATTTGCTGGATGTGCTGG AGCGGTCCCCGCACCGGCCCATCCTGCAGGCGGGGCTCCCAGCCAACACCACAGCTGTGGCGGGCAGTGACGTGGAGCTGTTGTGCAAGGTGTACAGCGATGCCCAGCCCCACATCCAGTGGCTGAAGCACATCGTCATCAATGGCAGCAGCTTCGGAGCTGACGGCTTCCCCTATGTGCAAGTCCTCAAG ACAGCAGACATTAACAGCTCAGAGGTGGAGGTCCTTTACCTCCGGAATGTGTCAGCTGAGGACGCAGGCGAGTACACCTGCTTGGCAGGCAACTCCATTGGCCTCTCCTACCAGTCAGCCTGGCTCACGGTGCTGCCAG AAGAGGACCTCACGTGGACAGCAACAGTGCCAGAGGCCAGGTATACAGACATCATCCTGTATGCATCAGGCTCCCTGGCTTTAGCTGTGCTCCTGCTGCTGGCCGGGCTGTATCGTGGACAGGCACTCCACAGCCAGCACTCCCGCCAGCCTGCCACCGTGCAAAAGCTGTCCCGTTTCCCTTTGGGCCGACAG TTCTCCCTGGAATCGGGCTCCTCAGGCAAATCAAGCTCATCCCTGGTGCGAGGCGTCCGGCTCTCCTCCAGTGGCCCTCCCTTGCTCGCTGGCCTCGTGAATCTAGACCTTCCTCTTGATCCGCTGTGGGAGTTCCCCCGGGACAG GCTGGTGCTCGGGAAGCCCCTAGGCGAGGGCTGCTTTGGGCAGGTGGTGCGCGCAGAAGCCTTCGGCATGGACCCTGCCCATCCTGACCAAACCAGCACTGTGGCTGTCAAGATGCTCAAAG ACAATGCCTCCGACAAGGACTTGGCGGACCTGGTCTCTGAGATGGAAGTGATGAAGCTGATCGGCCGACACAAGAACATCATAAATCTGCTGGGTGTCTGCAcccaggaag GTCCCCTATATGTGATCGTGGAGTGTGCTGCCAAAGGAAACCTTCGGGAGTTCCTCCGGGCCCGCCGCCCCCCAGGCCCTGACCTCAGCCCTGATGGGCCCCGGAGCAGTGAGGggcctctctccttcccagctcTGGTCTCCTGCGCCTATCAGGTGGCCCGAGGCATGCAGTATTTGGAGTCTCGGAAG TGCATCCACCGCGACCTAGCTGCCCGTAATGTTCTGGTAACTGAGGACAATGTGATGAAGATTGCTGACTTTGGGCTAGCCCGTGGTGTGCACCACATTGACTACTATAAGAAAACCAGCAAT ggCCGCCTGCCAGTAAAGTGGATGGCACCAGAGGCCTTATTTGACCGAGTATACACGCACCAGAGTGATGT GTGGTCATTTGGGATCCTGCTGTGGGAGATCTTCACACTTGGAGGCTCCCCGTATCCTGGTATCCCTGTAGAAGAATTGTTCTCGTTGCTACGGGAAGGACATCGAATGGACCGGCCCCCAAACTGCCCCCCAGAGCT GTATGGACTGATGCGTGAGTGCTGGCACGCAGCACCTTCTCAGAGGCCCACTTTCAAGCAGCTGGTGGAAGCACTGGATAAGGTCCTGCTGGCCGTCTCTGAGGAG TACCTAGACCTTCGTCTGACCTTTGGACCCTACTCCCCCTCCAGTGGGGACGCCAGCAGCACCTGCTCCTCCAATGACTCTGTTTTCAGCCACGAACCCCTGCCACTGGAGCCgagccccttctccttccctggaGTGCAGACATGA